A genomic stretch from Pseudomonas alkylphenolica includes:
- a CDS encoding response regulator codes for MEKLKVIIADDHPIVLLGVRELVERDPRFCVVGEAVCSKGLIELLEQQPVDIVISDYNMPADSPYGDGLKLVDYLKRHYPHVQILILTMISNHLILTRLQELGVVGVIQKNQLHTEIELALNAIARQSTYQSLEPAKTSVIDSNTAIDERVASLSPKEFEILRLFVAGKSVSDIARSQSRSAKTISAQKISAMRKLEVSSDQDLLTYCLERSIFN; via the coding sequence ATGGAAAAACTCAAGGTCATCATCGCAGACGATCACCCCATCGTCCTTCTCGGTGTACGCGAGCTGGTCGAGCGCGACCCACGCTTTTGCGTGGTTGGCGAGGCAGTTTGTTCGAAGGGCCTGATCGAGCTGCTCGAACAGCAACCAGTCGACATCGTTATCTCCGACTACAACATGCCGGCAGACTCACCCTATGGTGATGGACTCAAACTGGTCGACTACCTGAAACGTCATTATCCCCATGTCCAGATTCTGATCTTGACGATGATTTCCAACCACCTGATTCTTACCCGCCTGCAGGAGCTGGGAGTCGTTGGCGTCATTCAGAAGAATCAACTACATACGGAAATCGAACTGGCACTCAATGCCATCGCCCGTCAAAGCACCTATCAAAGTCTGGAGCCAGCGAAAACATCGGTAATTGATTCCAACACAGCTATTGATGAACGTGTGGCCAGCCTATCGCCGAAAGAGTTTGAAATATTGCGATTGTTTGTTGCCGGAAAAAGTGTAAGCGATATTGCACGCAGCCAGAGTAGAAGTGCAAAGACTATCAGCGCACAAAAAATATCAGCCATGCGCAAACTTGAAGTCAGCAGTGATCAGGATTTGTTGACCTATTGCCTGGAGCGTAGCATTTTTAACTGA
- a CDS encoding fimbrial protein, with amino-acid sequence MKAFLAITTTGFITSTAVAADGTVNFTGEIIAASCSISAGAGTSVTGAAGDQVIDVKLGKISSNSIKGVAGGGITAGQAVNLNLDCGTTAADVTAVTMQFDPSSGSGIDGKNPNLLRTTGTATGVGIGIYNTANRLLNLSSNESIRGAISGDATAGYKAKLSLRAVYVANGWTVKPGTAIGTLPFTLSYE; translated from the coding sequence ATTAAAGCATTCCTGGCCATCACGACCACAGGCTTTATTACCAGCACCGCCGTCGCAGCCGACGGTACCGTGAACTTCACAGGTGAAATTATCGCAGCATCCTGCAGCATCAGTGCTGGCGCAGGCACTAGTGTTACTGGCGCGGCCGGAGATCAGGTTATTGATGTCAAGCTCGGCAAAATCAGCTCCAACTCGATCAAGGGAGTAGCCGGTGGCGGAATCACGGCAGGCCAGGCTGTCAACCTCAACCTCGATTGTGGCACGACCGCTGCCGACGTGACCGCAGTGACCATGCAATTCGACCCGAGTAGCGGTTCGGGCATCGACGGCAAGAACCCCAACCTGCTGAGAACCACCGGCACCGCTACCGGCGTTGGCATCGGCATCTATAACACTGCCAACAGGCTACTGAACCTGTCGTCGAACGAAAGTATCAGAGGCGCGATCTCGGGCGATGCGACAGCTGGCTACAAAGCCAAACTGAGTCTGCGTGCGGTCTATGTGGCCAATGGCTGGACGGTCAAGCCAGGTACTGCCATCGGTACCCTGCCGTTCACCCTGAGCTACGAATAA
- a CDS encoding fimbrial biogenesis chaperone codes for MKTLMFAKVALAGALTCFTSLADAGIMLGGTRVLYTEPSKEASIMVMNQGAQDIMIQSWIEPDAKDGTQNVPFVVTPALSRLGGNKQQLLRIFYSGKHLPGDKESLFRLNVQEIPQKSKDDNSLQIAVRQRLKLFYRPAGLVGKPDEAPQQLHWRLVEQSGKAAVEVRNPTVFHVSFASVTLHSGSATYPVSVGMIAPGKTQVFNVQGLPAGKMLKSTTVEFNSINDYGGHDTHSSKLSH; via the coding sequence ATGAAAACACTGATGTTTGCAAAAGTGGCACTGGCCGGGGCGCTGACCTGCTTCACCTCGCTGGCCGATGCGGGAATCATGCTGGGCGGAACGCGGGTGCTGTATACCGAGCCTAGCAAGGAAGCCTCCATCATGGTGATGAACCAGGGCGCGCAAGACATCATGATCCAGTCCTGGATCGAGCCCGACGCCAAAGATGGCACGCAAAATGTGCCATTCGTGGTAACGCCGGCGCTCAGTCGTCTGGGAGGTAATAAACAGCAGCTGTTGCGAATCTTTTATTCCGGCAAACATTTGCCAGGCGATAAGGAGTCGCTGTTCCGGCTGAATGTTCAGGAAATCCCGCAAAAGTCCAAAGACGACAACAGCCTGCAAATTGCGGTACGCCAGCGACTGAAACTGTTCTATCGGCCTGCCGGCCTAGTGGGCAAACCCGATGAAGCCCCGCAACAACTCCATTGGCGCCTGGTCGAGCAGTCAGGCAAAGCAGCCGTTGAAGTACGCAACCCTACGGTGTTCCACGTTTCATTCGCAAGCGTCACGCTGCACAGCGGCTCTGCGACCTACCCCGTCTCCGTCGGCATGATTGCCCCGGGCAAGACGCAAGTCTTCAACGTGCAAGGACTGCCCGCCGGTAAAATGCTCAAGTCCACGACCGTAGAATTCAACAGCATTAATGATTACGGCGGCCATGACACTCACTCAAGCAAGTTGAGCCACTAG
- a CDS encoding fimbria/pilus outer membrane usher protein, whose translation MPTLTKVRKVNSALLPGVSCVISLGVTAQAAATEVQFNELFLNKAGTSIDLKYFENGNTVQPGTYNVDIYLNQSLSKRQDINFILDSSTGKVKPIIRLALLEELGVDIQRLEKDGVIPPTADNSQIVDVVTLIKGATVEFEVTRLALEISVPQIYVKRQVRGYVDPSLWDQGLTAFYSDYQANFSRNEMSGNRSDYRYLGLRNGFNFAGWRLRNESALTGSTGTKSTFRSNRSYAEHDLLSLKGKFAVGELYSQGEIFDSVRFRGAQISSDVGMLPDNEIGYAPVVRGIAETNATIEVRQNGYVIYSTSVPPGAFEISDIYPSGSNGDLTIRIIEADGLEREYTQAYSYLPVMTRQGNFRYSLAAGKYTYDGQPSPTFTQGTLVYGLSNNLTMYGGGLTAQDYKAANVGVGVNSGIGGFSFDITNSHSKALQGKTDEGQSARFLYSKTFNATDTSFTMVGYRYSTAGYRTFSQHVDDLTYLNQQSSSRQKSRVDMNINQSLGQRGSMYATLGEASYWNRQGRTRNWQFGYSSSLADASYSIAIARTESSGGSNSDTQLTASLSIPLGRSARTHRVYANALASQHGDSSVQSGVSGYLNERNTLSYSVQAGHSKQSGNSSGIGLGWDTPTSRINGNYNQSRDNKHMDLSAGGSVVVHRDGITFGQPLGETFALIEVPDVSGVGVDSSASIRTNRKGYAVVPYVQPYRYNWINLDTATLDSNTEVSESTVMLVPTRGAIVKARYASEQGRRVQFDLKLDSGQRIPFGAQAHDAQGKALDIVDNLSRLLVFGIDDQGTLELRWSTGACKAEYQLPAAHRERAYERFELLCRT comes from the coding sequence ATGCCAACTTTAACGAAAGTTAGAAAAGTTAACTCCGCCCTCCTTCCCGGAGTTTCGTGCGTCATAAGCTTGGGCGTTACAGCACAGGCAGCAGCAACAGAGGTACAATTCAACGAACTGTTCTTGAACAAAGCAGGCACTTCGATTGACCTCAAATATTTTGAAAACGGCAATACGGTGCAACCGGGCACCTACAATGTTGACATCTATTTAAACCAATCGCTGTCTAAACGTCAGGATATCAACTTCATCCTCGACAGCAGCACTGGCAAGGTAAAGCCGATCATTCGACTGGCACTGCTAGAAGAGTTAGGGGTCGATATCCAGCGCTTGGAGAAAGACGGCGTTATTCCGCCGACCGCCGACAATTCGCAGATCGTCGATGTGGTCACGTTGATCAAGGGCGCAACCGTGGAGTTCGAGGTAACTCGCCTGGCCCTGGAAATCAGCGTGCCGCAGATTTACGTCAAGCGTCAGGTGCGCGGCTATGTCGACCCTTCCCTATGGGACCAGGGGCTTACCGCCTTCTATAGCGATTACCAGGCCAATTTCAGCCGAAACGAGATGAGCGGCAACCGTAGCGACTACCGCTACCTTGGCCTGCGCAATGGTTTCAACTTCGCGGGCTGGCGTTTGCGTAACGAGTCTGCGCTGACTGGCAGCACCGGCACCAAGAGCACCTTTCGTAGCAACCGCAGCTATGCCGAGCACGACCTGTTGAGTCTCAAGGGCAAGTTCGCCGTTGGTGAGCTCTACAGCCAGGGCGAGATCTTCGATAGCGTGCGATTTCGCGGCGCCCAGATCAGTTCCGACGTCGGCATGTTACCGGATAACGAGATCGGCTATGCGCCTGTGGTGCGTGGCATCGCAGAAACTAACGCGACCATTGAGGTACGGCAAAACGGCTATGTGATCTACTCTACGAGCGTGCCACCAGGAGCCTTTGAAATTTCCGACATCTACCCCAGTGGCTCCAACGGTGATCTGACCATCAGGATCATCGAGGCCGACGGGCTGGAGAGAGAATACACACAGGCCTACTCCTACTTGCCGGTAATGACGCGTCAAGGGAACTTCCGTTACAGCCTGGCTGCCGGTAAGTACACCTATGACGGCCAGCCATCGCCAACATTCACCCAGGGCACACTGGTGTATGGACTATCGAACAACCTGACAATGTATGGCGGTGGGTTAACAGCGCAGGATTACAAAGCTGCAAACGTCGGGGTCGGCGTCAACTCCGGGATTGGCGGCTTTTCCTTCGATATCACCAACAGTCACTCAAAAGCCTTGCAGGGTAAAACCGATGAAGGCCAGAGCGCGCGGTTTCTCTACTCCAAAACCTTCAACGCAACCGATACAAGCTTCACCATGGTCGGTTACCGCTACTCAACCGCTGGCTATCGAACCTTCAGCCAGCACGTCGATGACCTTACCTACCTGAACCAACAATCGTCCAGTCGGCAAAAAAGCCGGGTAGACATGAATATCAACCAATCACTGGGACAACGCGGCTCGATGTACGCCACTCTGGGCGAGGCCAGCTACTGGAACCGCCAGGGCCGCACGCGCAACTGGCAGTTCGGCTACAGCAGCAGCCTGGCCGATGCCAGTTACAGCATCGCTATCGCTCGGACCGAAAGCTCTGGCGGCTCGAATTCGGATACTCAGCTCACCGCATCACTGAGCATTCCACTGGGACGTAGTGCCCGGACGCATCGAGTGTATGCCAATGCCCTTGCCTCACAGCATGGTGACTCCAGTGTGCAAAGTGGTGTTTCCGGCTATCTGAATGAGCGCAATACGCTCAGCTATTCCGTACAGGCCGGGCACAGCAAGCAGAGCGGCAACTCCAGTGGCATCGGCTTGGGATGGGACACCCCTACTTCGCGGATCAATGGCAACTACAACCAGAGTCGCGACAACAAACACATGGACCTGAGTGCCGGTGGATCTGTAGTGGTGCACCGAGATGGCATCACCTTCGGCCAACCGCTGGGGGAAACCTTTGCGTTGATCGAGGTGCCTGACGTCTCAGGAGTCGGCGTGGACAGTTCGGCCTCCATCCGCACCAACCGCAAAGGCTACGCCGTGGTGCCCTACGTACAGCCCTATCGATACAACTGGATCAATCTAGATACCGCTACGCTGGACAGCAACACCGAAGTGAGCGAGAGCACGGTCATGCTCGTGCCGACTCGTGGCGCCATCGTCAAGGCACGCTACGCCTCCGAGCAAGGTCGGCGCGTGCAATTTGACCTGAAGCTGGACAGCGGCCAGCGAATTCCGTTTGGCGCCCAGGCCCATGACGCCCAGGGCAAAGCGCTGGACATCGTCGACAACCTGTCCAGACTTCTGGTCTTCGGCATTGATGATCAAGGAACACTGGAGCTGCGTTGGAGCACCGGCGCCTGCAAGGCTGAGTATCAATTGCCCGCTGCGCACAGGGAACGGGCCTATGAGCGCTTCGAACTGCTCTGCCGCACTTAA
- a CDS encoding fimbrial protein encodes MRRWVGRVTGILGLMTSGSVWADCTAENDNPQPFYSIHVPAKLVMQTAPVGGVLASFESKAAKYTTASCNYRSSIKTTLDSRGREPSGIQNVYKTNIEGVGIRITGWANNQLHFTPPSEKTTGPVVPGNVVFPSHIKVEYIRTGIALGSSGQVTTDFRVEHIIPGILPNPVSFEPTAKSTELINEVYFSSCESQTPNLDVSMGKQQITQISANAAPKKTFTFEVRCRGSKPSTPIPVKVHFEGDSPAEGQLNLSGAGQPGVAKGVQIALTTPEGAKLPFNKAKAVDLKWLRSEPTAEVYQFSGAAQYVPSNSGPLKPGRGDATMTYVLDYN; translated from the coding sequence ATGCGTAGATGGGTCGGGCGGGTGACCGGGATTTTGGGGCTGATGACAAGTGGATCGGTGTGGGCAGATTGCACCGCGGAAAATGATAATCCTCAACCGTTCTATTCTATTCATGTCCCTGCGAAACTTGTGATGCAGACAGCTCCGGTTGGTGGTGTGCTCGCCAGCTTTGAATCGAAAGCTGCAAAATATACTACTGCCTCTTGCAACTATCGCTCATCAATTAAAACCACCTTGGACTCCCGGGGGCGAGAGCCCTCAGGTATCCAAAATGTGTATAAGACGAACATTGAGGGTGTCGGTATCCGTATAACCGGATGGGCTAACAATCAATTGCACTTTACCCCACCTTCAGAAAAAACTACCGGCCCCGTTGTGCCAGGGAACGTTGTGTTCCCATCGCACATAAAGGTTGAATATATACGAACAGGCATCGCACTTGGATCATCAGGGCAGGTGACCACTGACTTTCGTGTAGAGCATATAATTCCGGGCATACTGCCGAATCCGGTATCCTTCGAGCCTACCGCCAAGTCTACCGAACTGATCAACGAAGTCTACTTTAGCAGTTGCGAGTCACAGACGCCGAACCTTGATGTATCAATGGGAAAACAACAGATTACACAAATTAGTGCCAATGCCGCACCGAAGAAAACGTTTACTTTCGAGGTTCGTTGCCGTGGTTCCAAGCCCAGCACACCAATACCGGTGAAAGTCCATTTCGAGGGGGACTCTCCGGCCGAAGGCCAACTGAACCTCTCTGGAGCCGGACAGCCAGGTGTAGCCAAAGGCGTGCAAATCGCACTCACCACACCTGAGGGGGCAAAGTTACCCTTCAACAAGGCCAAGGCTGTCGACCTAAAGTGGCTACGCAGCGAACCTACAGCAGAAGTCTACCAATTCTCAGGCGCGGCCCAGTATGTTCCTAGCAACAGTGGCCCGCTCAAACCAGGTCGGGGAGATGCAACCATGACCTACGTGCTTGACTACAACTGA
- the purC gene encoding phosphoribosylaminoimidazolesuccinocarboxamide synthase has protein sequence MEKREELYRGKAKSVYKTDDADRLILLFRNDTSAFDGKRIEQLDRKGMVNNKFNAFIMQKLEEAGIPTQFDKLLGDNECLVKKLDMIPVECVVRNYAAGSLVKRLGVEEGIKLEPSTFELFLKNDEKGDPFINESHVVAFGWGTAEQLVKMKALSLKVNEVLNKLFDDAGLLLVDFKLEFGVFHGEIVLGDEFSPDGCRLWDKETRKKMDKDRFRQGLGDVIEAYEEVAKRLGVPL, from the coding sequence ATGGAAAAACGTGAAGAACTCTACCGCGGCAAAGCCAAGTCGGTTTACAAAACCGACGACGCTGACCGCTTGATCCTGCTGTTTCGCAACGACACCTCGGCGTTCGACGGCAAGCGTATCGAACAGCTCGACCGCAAGGGCATGGTGAACAACAAGTTCAACGCCTTCATCATGCAGAAGCTTGAAGAAGCCGGCATCCCTACCCAGTTCGACAAACTGCTGGGCGACAACGAGTGCCTGGTCAAGAAGCTCGACATGATCCCGGTTGAATGCGTCGTGCGTAACTACGCCGCCGGCAGCCTGGTCAAACGCCTGGGCGTGGAAGAGGGCATCAAGCTCGAGCCTTCGACCTTCGAACTGTTCCTCAAGAACGACGAGAAGGGCGATCCGTTCATCAACGAATCCCACGTTGTCGCCTTCGGCTGGGGCACCGCCGAGCAGTTGGTGAAGATGAAAGCCCTGTCGCTCAAGGTCAACGAAGTGCTGAACAAGCTGTTCGACGACGCCGGCCTCTTGCTGGTCGACTTCAAGCTGGAATTCGGCGTATTCCACGGCGAGATCGTCCTGGGTGACGAGTTCAGCCCGGATGGCTGCCGCCTGTGGGACAAAGAAACCCGCAAGAAGATGGACAAGGACCGCTTCCGCCAGGGTCTGGGCGACGTTATCGAAGCCTACGAAGAAGTTGCCAAACGCCTGGGCGTGCCGCTGTAA
- a CDS encoding MBL fold metallo-hydrolase gives MRFAVLGSGSQGNGTLIASDNTLVLVDCGFSLRETERRLALLGVSAQQLSAVLVTHEHADHVHGVGLLARRYNVPVYLSRGTLRGMRKPVEAAGFLAANETLQIGALSIRAVGVTHDALEPLQYVFDDGSRRFGVLTDLGSYDTALLESYQGLDALLIEANHCRDLLGRGPYPMFLKQRVGGDYGHLNNHQAARLVSELDWQNLQHLVLAHLSSKNNQPQLARQCFVDTLGCDPDWLQVANQDCGLDWREIA, from the coding sequence GTGCGCTTCGCCGTACTTGGAAGTGGAAGCCAGGGAAATGGCACGCTGATCGCCAGTGACAACACCCTTGTCCTGGTCGATTGCGGCTTTTCCCTGCGTGAAACCGAGCGGCGCCTGGCGCTGCTCGGCGTTTCTGCCCAGCAATTGAGTGCTGTGCTGGTCACCCACGAACATGCCGACCACGTGCATGGGGTCGGTTTGCTGGCGCGGCGCTACAATGTACCGGTCTACCTCAGCCGCGGCACCTTGCGCGGCATGCGCAAACCGGTCGAGGCGGCGGGATTCCTGGCGGCAAACGAGACACTGCAGATCGGCGCCTTGAGCATCCGCGCCGTGGGCGTGACCCACGACGCGCTGGAGCCGTTGCAGTATGTGTTTGACGACGGCAGCCGGCGTTTCGGCGTGCTGACCGACCTGGGCTCCTACGACACAGCCCTGCTGGAAAGTTACCAGGGCCTGGATGCCTTGCTGATCGAGGCCAACCACTGTCGCGACCTGCTCGGACGCGGGCCTTACCCGATGTTTCTCAAACAGCGGGTGGGTGGCGACTACGGACATTTGAACAACCACCAGGCCGCGCGCCTGGTGTCGGAGCTGGACTGGCAGAACCTGCAGCATCTGGTGCTGGCCCATCTCAGTAGCAAGAACAACCAGCCACAGCTGGCCCGGCAATGTTTCGTCGACACCCTCGGGTGCGACCCGGACTGGCTGCAAGTGGCCAACCAGGATTGCGGGCTCGACTGGCGCGAAATCGCCTAG
- the bamC gene encoding outer membrane protein assembly factor BamC, translating to MKRLAGLSALALIISSTSGCGWLWGEEGYFRDRGSDYLEATQKAPMQMPPDISSAKRLDPLLPIPRNVADDNVKGEFEVPRPQPLSAAADISDFSLQKSGSSRWVLAQRAPAEVWPVARQFFEDNGFRIAEERPQTGEFNTTWQRFDELSGAMASRLASASSSRDNEVRARIRIEPGVQRNTSEVYIVSVERPAGSTAEPGFPARSENTGVDAMLVDEMLASMTRSAEKGGSVSLLAARDFDAPSRVSLSEDGSGNPVLNLGADLDRAWSSVGRALEQGEWRVEDINRSLGLYYINLAEKAEAKDQEPGFFGKLFGSAPSKEEREARAERYQVRLSKVGDSVQVTVEKNINTVAPADVARRVLSVIQDNLG from the coding sequence ATGAAGCGATTGGCTGGTCTTTCCGCCCTTGCCTTGATCATTTCCAGCACCAGTGGTTGTGGCTGGCTCTGGGGCGAAGAGGGTTACTTCCGTGACCGTGGCAGCGATTATCTGGAGGCCACGCAGAAGGCGCCGATGCAGATGCCGCCGGACATTAGCAGCGCCAAGCGGCTTGATCCGCTGCTGCCGATCCCGCGTAACGTCGCCGACGACAACGTCAAGGGCGAGTTCGAGGTGCCGCGTCCACAGCCATTGAGCGCGGCTGCCGACATCAGCGATTTCAGCCTGCAGAAGAGCGGCAGTTCCCGTTGGGTCCTGGCCCAGCGCGCCCCGGCCGAAGTCTGGCCGGTGGCCCGGCAGTTCTTTGAAGACAACGGCTTCCGTATCGCCGAAGAGCGCCCGCAGACCGGTGAGTTCAACACCACCTGGCAGCGTTTTGACGAGCTCTCCGGCGCCATGGCCAGCCGTCTGGCCAGTGCCTCGAGCAGCCGCGACAACGAAGTGCGTGCGCGTATCCGCATTGAGCCGGGCGTGCAGCGCAACACCAGTGAGGTCTACATCGTCAGCGTCGAGCGTCCGGCTGGCAGCACTGCCGAGCCTGGTTTCCCGGCCCGTTCGGAAAACACCGGGGTCGATGCCATGCTGGTCGACGAAATGCTCGCCAGCATGACCCGCAGCGCCGAGAAGGGCGGTTCGGTGTCGTTGCTCGCCGCGCGTGATTTCGATGCGCCAAGCCGTGTCAGCCTCAGCGAAGACGGTAGCGGCAACCCGGTACTGAACCTGGGGGCCGACCTCGATCGCGCCTGGTCCAGTGTTGGCCGTGCCCTGGAACAGGGCGAATGGCGGGTTGAAGACATCAACCGCAGCCTGGGCCTGTACTACATCAACCTGGCGGAAAAGGCCGAGGCCAAGGACCAGGAGCCGGGCTTCTTCGGCAAGCTGTTCGGCAGCGCGCCGAGCAAGGAAGAGCGTGAAGCCCGTGCCGAGCGTTACCAGGTGCGCCTGAGCAAGGTTGGCGACAGCGTCCAGGTTACCGTCGAGAAGAACATCAACACCGTGGCCCCGGCTGACGTCGCCCGCCGCGTGCTGAGCGTGATTCAGGACAACCTGGGTTAA
- the dapA gene encoding 4-hydroxy-tetrahydrodipicolinate synthase — protein MIAGSMVALVTPMDAQGRLDWDSLDKLVDFHLENGTHAIVAVGTTGESATLDVEEHILVIKHVVERVKHSKHPIPVIAGTGANSTAEAVHLTRNAKNAGADACLLVVPYYNKPTQEGLYQHFKHIAESVDIPQILYNVPGRTSCDMQAETVIRLSSVPNIIGIKEATGDLKRAKAILDGVSKDFIVLSGDDPTAVELILLGGKGNISVTANVAPREMADLCEAALAGNAEKARAINEKLMPLHKDLFIEANPIPVKWALVEMGLMHKGIRLPLTWLSESCHDTVRQAMRQCGLQF, from the coding sequence ATGATTGCGGGCAGTATGGTGGCATTGGTCACACCCATGGATGCACAAGGGCGTCTTGATTGGGACAGCCTCGACAAACTTGTAGACTTCCACCTGGAAAACGGCACCCATGCGATCGTTGCAGTCGGCACCACCGGTGAGTCCGCGACCCTGGATGTCGAAGAGCACATTCTGGTTATCAAGCACGTGGTCGAGCGCGTCAAGCACAGCAAGCACCCTATTCCGGTGATCGCCGGCACCGGCGCGAACTCCACCGCTGAAGCCGTGCACCTGACCCGCAACGCCAAGAACGCTGGCGCCGACGCCTGCCTGCTGGTGGTGCCGTACTACAACAAGCCGACCCAGGAAGGCCTGTACCAGCACTTCAAGCACATTGCCGAATCCGTCGACATCCCGCAGATTCTCTACAACGTTCCTGGCCGCACCTCCTGCGACATGCAGGCCGAGACCGTGATCCGTCTGTCGAGCGTGCCGAACATCATCGGTATCAAGGAAGCCACCGGCGACCTGAAACGCGCCAAGGCCATCCTTGACGGCGTGAGCAAGGACTTCATCGTGCTGTCCGGCGATGATCCGACCGCGGTCGAGCTGATCCTGCTGGGCGGCAAAGGCAACATCTCGGTTACCGCCAACGTCGCCCCGCGCGAAATGGCTGATCTGTGCGAAGCCGCCCTTGCGGGCAATGCCGAGAAGGCTCGCGCGATCAACGAAAAACTCATGCCTTTGCACAAGGACCTGTTCATCGAAGCCAACCCGATTCCGGTGAAGTGGGCTTTGGTTGAAATGGGCCTGATGCACAAAGGCATCCGCCTGCCGCTGACCTGGCTGAGCGAATCCTGTCACGATACGGTACGCCAGGCCATGCGCCAGTGCGGCCTGCAGTTTTAA
- a CDS encoding glycine cleavage system protein R, with protein sequence MSTPTVREQFLVISALGANPMELTNILCRASNDNRCSVVTSRLTRHGECSALVLQVAGSWDALARFEAALPGLAKKHTFTVNVVRSAELEVRPLALPYVAYVSAAYRPDIINELCQFFIDHHVELENLTCDTYQAPQTGGTMLNATFTVTLPAGTQISWLRDQFLDFSDALNLDALIEPWRPQNPL encoded by the coding sequence ATGTCCACCCCCACCGTTCGCGAACAATTCCTTGTCATCAGTGCTCTGGGCGCCAATCCCATGGAACTGACCAACATCCTGTGCCGGGCCAGCAACGACAATCGCTGCTCGGTCGTGACCTCGCGCCTGACCCGCCACGGCGAGTGCAGTGCACTGGTTCTGCAGGTTGCCGGCAGCTGGGACGCGCTGGCGCGTTTCGAGGCAGCCCTGCCGGGCCTGGCCAAGAAGCACACCTTCACCGTGAATGTGGTGCGTAGCGCCGAGCTCGAAGTGCGCCCGCTGGCCCTGCCGTATGTCGCCTATGTCAGCGCCGCCTATCGCCCGGACATCATCAACGAGCTGTGCCAGTTTTTCATCGACCACCATGTCGAGCTGGAAAACCTCACCTGCGACACCTACCAGGCGCCTCAGACCGGCGGCACCATGCTCAACGCCACGTTCACCGTGACCCTGCCGGCCGGCACCCAGATCAGCTGGTTGCGTGACCAGTTCCTGGACTTCTCCGATGCCCTGAACCTGGATGCGCTGATCGAACCCTGGCGCCCACAGAACCCACTGTAA
- a CDS encoding peroxiredoxin produces MAVELDQPVADFQAQATSGQSVSLADLKGKQVVLYFYPKDSTPGCTTEGQGFRDQHDAFEAANTVVFGVSRDGIKSHENFKAKQAFPFELISDKDEALCQLFDVIKLKKLYGKEYMGVDRSTFLIDKNGVLRKAWRGVKVPGHVDAVLAEAQALSKA; encoded by the coding sequence ATGGCCGTTGAACTCGACCAACCCGTCGCCGATTTCCAGGCCCAGGCCACCAGCGGCCAAAGCGTCAGCCTGGCTGATCTGAAGGGCAAGCAAGTGGTGCTGTACTTCTATCCCAAGGACAGCACCCCGGGCTGCACCACTGAAGGTCAGGGTTTCCGTGACCAGCATGACGCCTTCGAAGCGGCCAACACCGTGGTTTTCGGCGTTTCGCGGGACGGCATCAAGTCTCACGAAAACTTCAAGGCCAAGCAGGCATTCCCGTTCGAGCTGATCAGCGACAAGGACGAAGCCCTGTGCCAGCTGTTCGACGTGATCAAGCTGAAGAAGCTTTATGGCAAGGAATACATGGGCGTTGATCGCAGCACGTTCCTGATCGACAAGAACGGTGTGCTGCGCAAAGCGTGGCGTGGCGTGAAAGTGCCGGGGCATGTGGATGCGGTGCTGGCTGAAGCGCAGGCGCTGAGCAAGGCCTGA